In Paraburkholderia aromaticivorans, a single window of DNA contains:
- a CDS encoding acyclic terpene utilization AtuA family protein, protein MDSISYLSPTGVLGVGFSENHFLAAIASRDLAFIGCDAGSTDGGPANLGGNKPFFSRAAIKRDLRILVTGARSINVPLFIGSCGGSGGNWNLNWVWEIVQEIAREESLHFKTAIIESEVPRETLIQKYRDGKIRALDPAPEIDESVFKDADHIVAMMGAEAYVAALEGGADVVLAGRSTDAAIFAAVPVAKGFPAGLCWHAAKIMECGGAAVVTMEKPEGMICTITQKDFTLEPVSPQQQCSPLSVAAHALYETADPYRMLEPGGEMDLTNAQYEAVDERRVRVTGSQFNPKPYTVKLEGAKKIGYRAMVLGGVRDPVILEQFDSWFGGLQDHISENIEAVYGESIRGQYQIDYKIYGRSGVLGAREPSPTIGNEVGLLMVTLAQTQEIAYAIAGQAAHMVLHHSVPQWEGLLSNLAFPIAPHFWSLGEAYQFVLNHVVELDHPLELHPIRYEDI, encoded by the coding sequence ATGGATTCGATTTCATATCTCTCGCCGACAGGTGTTCTCGGCGTCGGCTTTTCCGAAAATCATTTTCTCGCGGCTATCGCGTCGCGGGATCTGGCGTTCATCGGCTGTGACGCGGGTTCAACCGATGGCGGTCCTGCCAATCTCGGCGGTAATAAGCCGTTCTTTTCGCGTGCGGCGATCAAGCGCGATCTTCGCATTCTCGTCACTGGAGCGCGGTCGATTAACGTCCCGCTGTTCATCGGTTCCTGCGGGGGATCGGGTGGCAACTGGAACCTGAACTGGGTGTGGGAAATCGTTCAGGAGATCGCCCGGGAAGAAAGTCTCCACTTCAAGACGGCGATTATCGAATCGGAAGTTCCGCGTGAAACTCTGATCCAGAAGTATCGCGACGGAAAGATCAGGGCGCTGGACCCGGCACCGGAAATCGACGAATCGGTTTTCAAGGACGCGGACCATATCGTTGCGATGATGGGTGCAGAGGCTTACGTTGCGGCGCTGGAAGGCGGTGCGGACGTCGTGCTGGCCGGCCGCTCGACGGATGCTGCAATCTTCGCGGCTGTTCCCGTTGCAAAGGGCTTCCCAGCTGGTCTTTGCTGGCACGCAGCAAAGATCATGGAATGTGGTGGCGCAGCTGTCGTCACCATGGAAAAGCCGGAAGGCATGATCTGCACCATCACGCAGAAAGACTTCACGCTCGAACCGGTCAGCCCGCAGCAGCAGTGCTCGCCATTGAGTGTTGCTGCCCACGCTTTGTATGAGACGGCTGATCCGTATCGCATGCTCGAACCGGGCGGCGAGATGGATCTGACGAACGCTCAATACGAAGCCGTTGACGAGCGACGTGTTCGCGTTACGGGTTCGCAGTTCAATCCGAAGCCCTACACGGTCAAACTGGAAGGGGCGAAGAAGATCGGCTACCGCGCCATGGTCCTCGGCGGCGTGCGCGACCCGGTTATCCTGGAGCAATTCGATAGCTGGTTCGGCGGTCTCCAGGACCACATCTCCGAAAACATTGAGGCCGTCTACGGTGAATCGATTCGCGGCCAGTATCAGATCGACTACAAGATCTACGGACGCAGCGGCGTCCTCGGCGCACGCGAACCGAGTCCGACGATCGGGAATGAAGTCGGGCTCCTGATGGTTACGCTCGCACAGACGCAAGAAATCGCCTACGCGATCGCTGGCCAAGCCGCTCACATGGTGCTTCACCACTCAGTTCCGCAATGGGAAGGCCTGTTGTCGAATCTCGCCTTCCCGATCGCCCCGCATTTTTGGTCGTTGGGTGAGGCGTATCAATTCGTCCTGAATCACGTGGTTGAACTCGACCACCCGCTTGAACTGCATCCGATCCGTTACGAGGATATTTAA
- a CDS encoding MFS transporter, with protein MAQGELGLQMDSASKTAHSGARLDRLPIGRFHYRTLFLLGGGLFVDAFDVYLMAGVMGALVKSGFASMAQVGHVVSATYGGLVVGALASGYFSDKFGRKLCYQVNLAIVAIATLVTALVNTPDAMAIWRFTSGIGLGAEAVVSYATLSEFVPPSKRGRWLGLTAFIANTAIFASALGGYFLLPRHEGWRWMFGLASAAAFIIWVIRWSLKESPRWLESKGRIEEADTILREIESEYPETTVLPGYDETATVKSAKKELPATALVKKGLRVPTIIGIMLAIVQFSAIYGLLVWLPSFFVKQGLSLSTSLQYSLFMSAGGPVGTVVAALLADKIGRRKGVAVSSVVVAVLAVLYAMQSTPVAVVSVGFCLFIAVYVTATFALAGYTSELFPTAIRSRGIALCNGIGRIWSVYLPFLVVGLFAFGGLKAVVAVVACLLILQAVVVTVFGQETNQASLEELDSIADKQASA; from the coding sequence ATGGCTCAAGGTGAGTTGGGATTGCAGATGGATTCTGCATCCAAAACTGCACATAGTGGTGCGCGTTTGGACAGACTGCCGATCGGTCGATTTCATTACCGAACGCTGTTTTTGCTTGGTGGCGGACTATTTGTCGATGCTTTCGACGTATACCTGATGGCAGGTGTTATGGGCGCACTCGTTAAATCCGGGTTCGCAAGCATGGCGCAGGTTGGGCATGTGGTGTCCGCAACCTACGGTGGTTTGGTGGTCGGTGCACTCGCTTCGGGTTATTTCAGCGACAAATTCGGCCGTAAGCTGTGCTACCAGGTAAACCTGGCAATCGTAGCGATCGCTACTCTGGTTACTGCCTTGGTCAATACGCCTGACGCTATGGCGATCTGGCGGTTTACTTCGGGCATCGGCTTGGGCGCAGAAGCTGTCGTGAGCTACGCAACCCTTAGTGAGTTTGTGCCGCCGTCCAAGCGCGGACGCTGGCTTGGCCTGACAGCATTCATCGCCAATACCGCTATCTTCGCGTCGGCTCTGGGTGGTTACTTCTTATTGCCGAGACATGAGGGATGGCGCTGGATGTTTGGCTTGGCATCGGCAGCGGCCTTCATCATCTGGGTTATTCGTTGGAGTTTGAAAGAATCGCCCCGCTGGCTCGAGTCGAAAGGCCGAATCGAAGAGGCTGATACGATTCTCCGCGAAATCGAGTCTGAATATCCTGAGACCACGGTGCTTCCGGGCTATGACGAAACTGCCACGGTGAAATCGGCTAAAAAAGAATTGCCGGCTACCGCTTTGGTCAAGAAGGGACTCCGAGTACCGACGATCATCGGCATCATGTTGGCCATCGTTCAGTTCTCGGCGATCTATGGTCTTCTGGTGTGGTTGCCGTCGTTCTTTGTGAAGCAGGGGCTGTCGCTTTCGACGTCGTTGCAGTATTCGCTGTTTATGTCGGCGGGTGGACCGGTTGGCACAGTGGTCGCGGCATTGCTGGCCGATAAAATCGGGCGACGCAAAGGCGTTGCAGTTTCCTCGGTAGTGGTTGCAGTTTTGGCGGTCCTGTATGCAATGCAGAGCACGCCAGTAGCGGTCGTCAGCGTTGGTTTCTGCTTGTTCATCGCGGTATATGTGACAGCTACGTTTGCATTGGCCGGATATACCTCGGAACTGTTCCCGACTGCGATACGGTCACGTGGTATCGCACTTTGTAACGGCATTGGGCGTATTTGGTCTGTTTATCTACCGTTCTTGGTCGTCGGACTGTTCGCATTCGGAGGTCTGAAGGCGGTCGTCGCGGTCGTCGCGTGTCTTCTGATATTGCAGGCTGTCGTCGTTACCGTATTTGGTCAGGAGACGAATCAAGCTTCGCTGGAAGAACTGGATTCAATCGCAGACAAGCAGGCTTCGGCGTAG